One genomic segment of Gossypium arboreum isolate Shixiya-1 chromosome 3, ASM2569848v2, whole genome shotgun sequence includes these proteins:
- the LOC108455916 gene encoding pathogenesis-related thaumatin-like protein 3.5 — MAIPFTVYLLFLFNLLAYGTIFSSATLFTVQNHCSFTIWPASLSGNGAPLGNGGFELSSGSSAQFQAPPGWSGRFWGRTGCEFDPSGSGKCITGDCGGIQNCTFGGVPPVTLVEFTIAGGSTDNKDFYDVSLVDGYNVALGVKAIGGSGDCQYAGCVTDLNANCPVELRVLDSGSVVACKSACTAFNTPEFCCIGDHATPQTCSPTQYSKMFKSACPTAYSYAYDDASSTRTCSGSDYVITFCPTGL, encoded by the exons ATGGCGATTCCCTTTACGGTTTATCTTCTTTTCCTATTCAATCTCCTGGCATATG GGACGATATTTTCTTCAGCTACCCTTTTTACAGTCCAAAACCATTGCAGTTTCACCATATGGCCCGCTTCTCTCTCCGGCAATGGTGCTCCACTTGGTAATGGTGGTTTTGAATTGTCATCTGGTTCATCAGCTCAATTCCAGGCTCCACCTGGTTGGTCTGGTCGCTTCTGGGGTCGAACAGGCTGCGAATTCGACCCCTCCGGCTCCGGCAAGTGCATAACCGGTGACTGCGGGGGCATACAAAATTGCACTTTCGGTGGTGTGCCACCCGTCACCCTGGTAGAGTTCACCATTGCCGGTGGCTCTACTGATAATAAAGACTTTTATGATGTTAGTCTTGTGGATGGTTACAACGTTGCCTTAGGAGTCAAGGCAATAGGTGGTTCAGGGGATTGCCAATATGCAGGTTGTGTCACGGATCTTAATGCTAATTGCCCGGTTGAATTACGGGTCCTGGATTCTGGTTCGGTCGTTGCTTGTAAAAGCGCCTGCACAGCGTTTAACACGCCGGAGTTTTGCTGCATCGGCGATCATGCTACTCCTCAGACTTGCTCACCAACACAGTACTCGAAGATGTTCAAGAGTGCATGCCCCACGGCTTATAGTTATGCTTATGATGATGCTTCAAGTACTAGGACTTGTTCCGGGTCGGATTATGTGATTACATTTTGTCCAACCGGGTTATGA